A stretch of the Chelonoidis abingdonii isolate Lonesome George chromosome 11, CheloAbing_2.0, whole genome shotgun sequence genome encodes the following:
- the LOC116823150 gene encoding LOW QUALITY PROTEIN: butyrophilin subfamily 1 member A1-like (The sequence of the model RefSeq protein was modified relative to this genomic sequence to represent the inferred CDS: inserted 1 base in 1 codon), translating into MELRAQLSSCFLCAILLATIPFSENFEVISSPTVTGIVGQDVVLPCQISTRTQPDNMEVQWKKIIQVAIETVYEYRAQTGQDVPGQKYQGRTMLLKDGFTTGNVSLKLKNVQPADVGTYSCIVKSNAWSADAATELQIGAVAPVSIDVLGPQGQGIDLACRSTGWFPKPELYWVTKNGQDLQPVTQTKQEHELLFSVLSHVTILGEETGEISCVIQNSLLKTEQQSVILLSGDIFPHGSPWLAAFWVLFTLDLLVIGACVFWGYKEKQKEFKKKASEEESLLKKETGIKKLESECQDFQERHYRTVTELDFRRARSYMVPVTLDPSYKHPECTVSEDGKTVQHRPPSPGPASPSGALIAVGKEGFLARRDHGDEGGICKWYWEVEVGNSLDWELGVLSETVRDRIRLGSLERPPKGGFWALGRSEGRYHPEKTDTLIQSWYEKPTVVGVHLDLEERSLSFYSVSAMVLILEIPVEGSDKVYPFLSLGYTAERDQGKSLSICPPSDWDFPQKLAISRLVNQGTPKTGRQPSTSNNGEETRNNTGPSATGETSPTPGKHSASADQDVKGNRAWSSMVKNLKKSFPYMKMRKGDKTEQENLQEEGRKETPNXKISKAHLQKPHLPEAFPQSERNRKEKNTQNMNPEGISGADTLVLQVPETGNMTGESDPNADTLKITMLQRESGNGDPSDVPLPLNSKENCSD; encoded by the exons ATGGAGCTACGGGCACAGCTCTCCAGCTGCTTCTTATGTGCCATACTCCTAGCAACaattcccttttcag AGAATTTCGAAGTCATCTCGTCCCCAACTGTCACGGGGATCGTAGGCCAGGATGTGGTCTTACCATGCCAGATCTCCACCAGGACGCAGCCAGACAATATGGAAGTTCAGTGGAAGAAAATCATCCAGGTAGCTATAGAGACTGTCTATGAATACAGAGCCCAGACAGGCCAGGATGTGCCAGGGCAGAAATACCAGGGCCGGACCATGCTGTTGAAGGATGGATTCACCACTGGGAATGTGTCTTTAAAGCTGAAGAATGTCCAACCAGCCGATGTGGGAACGTACAGCTGCATTGTGAAGTCTAACGCGTGGAGCGCTGATGCTGCAACCGAGCTTCAAATTGGAG CTGTTGCCCCTGTGTCCATTGATGTGCTGGGTCCCCAGGGTCAGGGGATTGACCTAGCCTGCAGGTCAACAGGGTGGTTCCCCAAACCTGAACTCTACTGGGTTACAAAGAATGGACAGGATCTGCAGCCTGTTACCCAAACGAAGCAGGAGCATGAACTTCTATTCAGTGTTCTGAGCCACGTCACAATCCTGGGAGAGGAAACTGGAGAAATCAGCTGTGTTATCCAGAACAGCCTGCTTAAAACAGAACAGCAATCTGTCATTCTCCTCTCAG GTGATATTTTCCCTCATGGTTCTCCATGGCTTGCTGCATTCTGGGTGTTATTTACTTTAGACCTTCTTGTGATTGGTGCCTGTGTATTTTGGGGTTATAAAG AAAAGCAGAAGGAGTTTAAGAAAAAAGCATCAGAAGAAGAGAGTTTACTAAAGAAGG AAACTGGGATTAAGAAGTTGGAATCAG AATGTCAGGACTTCCAGGAACGACATT ACAGAACAGTCACAGAACTAG ATTTCAGGAGGGCTCGGAGCTACATGG TTCCTGTCACCCTGGATCCAAGTTACAAACATCCTGAATGCACTGTGTCTGAAGATGGCAAAACGGTCCAACACagacccccttccccagggccgGCTTCCCCCTCTGGTGCCCTGAtagctgtggggaaggagggatttTTGGCCAGGAGGGATCATGGTGATGAGGGTGGGATTTGCAAGTGGTACTGGGAGGTAGAAGTAGGGAACAGCCTTGattgggagctgggggtgctgaGTGAGACTGTGAGGGACAGAATAAGACTGGGGAGTCTGGAGAGACCCCCCAAGGGAGGGTTCTGGGCTCTGGGGAGATCCGAGGGGAGGTATCACCCCGAGAAGACTGACACTTTGATCCAGAGCTGGTATGAGAAGCCGACAGTGGTTGGGGTGCATCTGGATCTAGAAGAGAGGAGTCTCTCCTTTTATAGTGTCAGCGCAATGGTCCTTATTCTGGAGATTCCTGTGGAAGGTTCTGATAAAGTGTACCCATTCCTCAGCCTTGGTTACACTGCAGAGAGGGACCAGGGGAAATCCCTCAGCATCTGCCCTCCCAGCGACTGGGATTTCCCTCAGAAATTAGCTATCAGTCGGCTTGTTAATCAGGGAACTCCCAAAACTGGAAGACAGCCTTCTACCTCCAACAATGGGGAAGAGACGAGAAACAACACAGGGCCATCTGCAACAGGAGAAACATCCCCAACTCCTGGAAAGCATTCTGCTTCCGCAGACCAGGATGTGAAAGGAAACAGAGCTTGGTCATCTATGgtcaaaaatttgaaaaaatccTTCCCTTATATGAAAATGAGAAAGggggataaaacagagcaggagaatcTGCAAGAAGAAGGGAGGAAAGAAACACCAA CCAAGATCTCAAAAGCCCATCTGCAAAAACCCCACCTGCCAGAAGCCTTCCCACAGAGTGAAAGGAATCGGAAAGAGAAAAACACTCAGAACATGAATCCAGAGGGAATCTCTGGAGCTGACACTCTTGTTCTGCAGGTTCCAGAGACAGGAAATATGACAGGGGAATCAGATCCAAATGCTGACACCTTGAAAATAACCATGCTTCAAAGAGAGTCTGGAAATGGTGACCCTTCAGATGTTCCCCTCCCCTTGAattcaaaggaaaactgcagcGATTAG